A region of Rhodanobacteraceae bacterium DNA encodes the following proteins:
- a CDS encoding Dienelactone hydrolase family protein, producing the protein MRKTSFALVLALGFASLAHAAMRTQTVAYSVDGKAMQGVLVWDDAVKAPRPGLLMVPDWTGINPVNIDFAKSIAGKDYVIFMGDMYGKDLRPKDNQEAEAAVKPLLSDRPLLRKRGNAAFDELKALAAKHAAPIDASKLAAIGFCFGGTSVLDLARSGANVAAVVSFHGGLSTDDPALAKHIKAWVLAMNGGDDRGTMPDAPAFMQEMQQSPAPWQFVVYGGAVHCFAEPQAHSPPGCVYDPPVAKRAFAQMHAWLDEAFAGKN; encoded by the coding sequence ATGCGCAAGACGAGCTTCGCGTTGGTACTGGCACTCGGCTTTGCTTCGCTCGCGCACGCGGCGATGCGCACGCAAACCGTCGCTTACAGCGTCGACGGCAAGGCCATGCAGGGCGTGCTGGTGTGGGACGACGCGGTCAAGGCGCCGCGGCCCGGCCTGCTGATGGTGCCCGACTGGACCGGGATCAATCCGGTCAACATCGATTTCGCCAAGTCCATCGCCGGCAAGGACTACGTGATCTTCATGGGCGACATGTACGGCAAGGACCTGCGGCCGAAGGACAACCAGGAAGCGGAGGCCGCCGTGAAGCCGCTGTTGTCCGACCGGCCGCTGCTGCGCAAGCGGGGGAACGCAGCGTTCGATGAATTGAAGGCACTGGCGGCGAAACATGCGGCGCCGATCGATGCGTCGAAGCTCGCGGCGATCGGCTTCTGCTTCGGCGGCACCTCGGTGCTGGATCTCGCGCGCAGCGGCGCCAACGTCGCGGCGGTGGTGAGTTTCCACGGCGGCTTGTCCACCGACGATCCGGCGCTGGCGAAACACATCAAGGCGTGGGTGCTGGCGATGAACGGCGGCGATGACCGCGGCACCATGCCGGATGCGCCAGCCTTCATGCAGGAAATGCAGCAGAGTCCCGCGCCGTGGCAGTTCGTGGTTTACGGCGGCGCGGTGCATTGCTTTGCCGAGCCGCAGGCGCATTCGCCGCCGGGCTGCGTGTACGACCCGCCGGTCGCGAAGCGCGCCTTCGCGCAGATGCACGCGTGGCTGGATGAAGCGTTTGCCGGAAAAAATTGA
- a CDS encoding 2-polyprenylphenol hydroxylase: protein MNARRPSLDIAVAGGGMVGAACALALARRGFAVALLEAREPQAWQAGEPEDLRVIALAPSAARLLDELGVWHGIEAARVSPYAHMRVWDAASGAELAFNATRMGRAQLGWIVENKLVAWTLWNALEAAGVRRMCPAQVESFTQRDDRVVLDLADGEPLSAALLVIADGAGSRLREQAGIAAHGRDYHQRAVVAHVATERAHGHTAWQRFTQEGPIALLPLADDRSSIVWSLPEARAREMLALDDAAFCEAVGFASDFRLGRIMSTTPRASFPLRLQVAERFAADRCVLLGDAAHAVHPLAGQGANLGLRDVAELAAVLGEARDAGRDFTAAHVLQRYARRRRSAGTLDARAFDAIERMFARHSPAWAALRGFGLRTVDTLEPLKRHLSAHAAGTH from the coding sequence GTGAACGCACGGCGTCCATCGCTCGACATCGCGGTTGCGGGCGGCGGCATGGTCGGCGCCGCCTGCGCGCTGGCGCTGGCACGGCGCGGCTTCGCGGTGGCGTTGCTGGAAGCGCGCGAACCGCAGGCGTGGCAGGCGGGCGAACCCGAAGACCTGCGCGTGATCGCGCTGGCGCCATCCGCCGCGCGCCTGCTGGACGAACTCGGCGTGTGGCACGGCATCGAGGCCGCGCGCGTGTCGCCGTATGCCCACATGCGAGTGTGGGATGCGGCGTCCGGCGCCGAACTCGCGTTCAATGCGACCCGCATGGGACGCGCGCAACTGGGCTGGATCGTCGAGAACAAGCTGGTCGCGTGGACGCTGTGGAATGCGCTGGAAGCCGCCGGCGTGCGCCGCATGTGCCCCGCGCAGGTCGAGTCGTTCACGCAGCGCGACGATCGGGTGGTGCTCGATCTCGCGGACGGCGAACCCCTGTCCGCCGCGTTGCTGGTGATCGCCGATGGCGCGGGTTCGCGCTTGCGCGAGCAGGCCGGCATCGCGGCGCACGGGCGCGACTATCACCAGCGCGCGGTGGTGGCGCACGTCGCCACCGAACGCGCGCACGGGCACACCGCGTGGCAGCGCTTCACGCAGGAAGGCCCGATCGCGCTGCTGCCGCTCGCGGATGACCGCAGCTCGATCGTGTGGTCGCTGCCGGAAGCGCGCGCGCGCGAAATGCTGGCGCTGGACGATGCGGCGTTTTGCGAGGCGGTCGGCTTCGCGTCGGATTTTCGTCTGGGCCGGATCATGTCAACCACGCCGCGCGCATCGTTCCCGCTGCGCCTGCAGGTCGCCGAGCGTTTCGCCGCCGACCGCTGCGTGTTGCTGGGCGATGCCGCGCATGCGGTGCACCCGTTGGCCGGGCAGGGTGCGAACCTTGGCCTGCGCGACGTGGCGGAACTCGCCGCGGTGCTGGGCGAAGCACGCGACGCCGGACGCGATTTCACCGCGGCGCACGTGTTGCAGCGCTACGCACGCCGGCGGCGTTCAGCCGGCACGCTGGACGCGCGCGCGTTCGATGCGATCGAACGGATGTTCGCGAGGCATTCGCCCGCGTGGGCTGCGCTGCGCGGCTTCGGCTTACGCACTGTGGACACGCTTGAACCATTGAAGCGACATTTGTCGGCGCACGCCGCCGGTACACATTGA